A genomic segment from Luteolibacter ambystomatis encodes:
- a CDS encoding MFS transporter translates to MDQVASGPRGTLQPLDFDADGNGRVSSDGIPGKAEIDAIRGRNTWILWGAGNETFWGWLQEQGYGLNDFLILMDGRRRDTRFHDAGLINQPGFRKNDGHREKRVLGLYLDVPDPGGTKLTVPVLDPHTRQVVGSKAIGAYSTDYPGVETRLPFEPGQDKQAQAMLKEVEEWLASADDGVNPLVYGYPSGIVGLRLMLNPDFFGNTVEAKEAREYWDRRVITQQPSDYYEDSTVHADPRLVRPFRPSMSCGFCHVGPHPLNPPADPENPGWENLSSIVGNQYWRPQEAFGNLLDKGAFKDKSHFLYHFLKSQPPGTIDTSLVSTDHINNPNTINAIFDVPARFARAAANTTERQSAANLLIPSIEDVPGADRRHFPRVLLDGSDSCGGFAAFIRVPLNIGTYSEEWAKCHNPIVGYRPQMPFRVSSSQRNSVFWQVNERYRVPYLAAFFTFKTSARSLKGGGMLPAQNATAAMKLYDAKATVGAGAAASPDDGKAGAQDVGRRELEKNSDLDRLRGRRVFLKNCAICHSSKQPGDFRLSFETTEPEGGWKGYTVGAQAPAHYKLPMSFQSWSDFKASPAYADYVRRITEIASRGMTADQVRAGFKLGVEDDPFLVDNFMSSEIRIPITLVGTNSARAVATNAMAGHVWDNFSSEDYKHLPAVGKVTVFDPCNEAHGFRSYAPPSGGPGYYRPPTLLSLWSTAPYLHNNTVGGFYPTRDPAKVSNPTTVEARLDAFGDGIRKILWKDKRPLESVVEGVTFEPRPGDLRGRAKSAAADPGYIYRLPTESYIVFQAPFIRPLVEGVTGPVWFGVVSIWLWVLLLAVWVVAFFYGKSRHVGVLLIVMALMSAAFLLLTGIGQMTGTAVGALVVAATGLLEMPAWVLWCAVGVLALLGVVFLYFRPNARVLAIFFIVVMVAALVGVVVLQIRKGGAGASHGWLVGAAMLLLVVFATSLFLIRKRDDRAVKAVFAALACLTALIAVVLNGYIAGRFGPIRVGPIPEGTPVNLLMNLDPEKGPATARGVVAMVRASQEIRKRNLKGDEACMLFERLAGEPLMEASRCPDFVLDRGHLFGEVLDPDPLKNNQAKEDLISFLKTL, encoded by the coding sequence ATGGATCAGGTGGCGTCCGGACCCCGGGGGACATTGCAGCCGTTGGACTTCGATGCCGATGGCAACGGGCGTGTCTCCTCGGACGGCATCCCCGGAAAGGCTGAGATCGATGCGATCCGCGGCCGCAACACATGGATACTATGGGGGGCGGGAAATGAGACCTTCTGGGGATGGTTGCAGGAGCAGGGATACGGTTTGAACGATTTCCTGATCCTGATGGACGGGCGCCGGAGGGATACCCGCTTTCACGATGCGGGTTTGATCAATCAACCGGGGTTCAGGAAGAACGACGGGCACAGGGAGAAGCGGGTGCTGGGATTGTATCTGGATGTTCCGGATCCCGGTGGCACGAAGCTGACGGTGCCGGTACTCGATCCCCATACGCGCCAGGTCGTGGGAAGCAAGGCCATCGGCGCATACTCCACCGACTATCCCGGAGTGGAGACACGTCTGCCCTTTGAACCGGGTCAGGACAAACAGGCACAGGCGATGCTGAAGGAGGTGGAGGAGTGGTTGGCGAGCGCGGATGACGGCGTGAACCCGCTGGTTTATGGTTATCCCAGCGGCATCGTGGGACTGCGGCTGATGCTCAATCCCGATTTTTTTGGCAACACGGTGGAGGCGAAGGAGGCCCGGGAGTATTGGGATCGCCGCGTCATCACCCAGCAGCCTTCGGATTACTACGAGGATTCGACCGTGCATGCGGATCCCCGTTTGGTCCGTCCGTTCCGCCCGAGCATGTCGTGCGGGTTTTGCCATGTTGGACCGCATCCATTGAATCCGCCCGCGGATCCGGAGAATCCGGGTTGGGAGAATCTATCCTCCATCGTGGGAAACCAATATTGGAGGCCGCAAGAGGCCTTCGGCAACCTGTTGGACAAGGGGGCGTTCAAGGACAAAAGCCACTTTCTCTATCACTTCCTCAAAAGCCAGCCTCCGGGGACGATCGATACCTCGTTGGTCAGCACGGATCACATCAACAATCCGAATACCATCAATGCCATCTTCGACGTTCCGGCACGTTTCGCGAGAGCGGCGGCGAACACGACGGAGCGCCAGAGTGCGGCGAATCTCCTGATACCGAGCATCGAGGATGTGCCGGGGGCCGACCGGCGCCATTTCCCGCGGGTGCTGTTGGATGGATCCGACAGTTGTGGTGGATTCGCGGCCTTCATCCGCGTGCCTCTCAACATCGGCACCTACTCCGAGGAATGGGCGAAGTGTCACAATCCGATCGTGGGCTACCGTCCGCAAATGCCGTTCCGCGTTTCTTCATCCCAAAGGAATTCGGTGTTCTGGCAGGTGAACGAACGATACCGCGTTCCGTATCTGGCTGCGTTTTTCACCTTCAAGACGTCTGCCCGCTCCTTGAAAGGGGGAGGCATGCTGCCGGCGCAAAACGCCACCGCGGCCATGAAGTTGTACGATGCGAAGGCGACGGTGGGTGCCGGGGCAGCGGCTTCTCCGGATGACGGCAAGGCGGGAGCGCAGGACGTGGGGCGGCGTGAGCTTGAAAAGAACAGCGATCTCGACCGGTTGAGGGGACGGCGGGTTTTCCTGAAGAACTGCGCGATCTGCCATTCCAGCAAGCAGCCCGGGGATTTCAGGTTGTCCTTCGAAACCACGGAACCGGAGGGCGGATGGAAAGGATATACGGTCGGCGCGCAGGCTCCGGCCCACTACAAGCTGCCGATGTCGTTCCAGTCCTGGAGCGACTTCAAGGCGAGTCCGGCGTATGCGGACTACGTAAGGCGGATCACCGAGATAGCTTCACGGGGGATGACGGCCGATCAAGTCCGTGCGGGTTTCAAGCTAGGGGTCGAGGATGATCCGTTTCTGGTGGATAATTTCATGTCCTCCGAGATCCGGATTCCGATCACCCTGGTAGGCACGAATTCCGCGCGGGCGGTTGCCACCAATGCGATGGCAGGCCATGTGTGGGACAATTTTTCATCGGAGGATTACAAGCATCTTCCGGCTGTTGGGAAAGTGACCGTCTTCGATCCTTGCAATGAAGCGCACGGCTTTCGTTCCTACGCGCCTCCCTCCGGAGGTCCCGGCTACTACCGGCCGCCCACGTTGCTGAGCTTGTGGAGCACCGCTCCCTATCTGCACAACAATACCGTGGGAGGTTTCTATCCAACTCGGGACCCGGCCAAGGTCTCCAATCCCACAACGGTGGAAGCCCGCTTGGACGCCTTCGGAGATGGCATCCGGAAGATTCTCTGGAAGGACAAGCGGCCGCTGGAATCAGTGGTGGAGGGTGTGACGTTCGAACCACGGCCGGGAGACCTCCGGGGCAGGGCGAAATCCGCGGCGGCTGATCCGGGATATATCTATCGGTTGCCAACGGAGTCCTATATCGTTTTCCAAGCCCCCTTTATCCGACCATTGGTCGAGGGAGTTACGGGACCCGTCTGGTTTGGTGTTGTGAGCATATGGCTGTGGGTTCTGCTGCTTGCGGTATGGGTGGTGGCGTTCTTTTATGGCAAGTCGAGGCATGTGGGAGTGCTGTTGATCGTGATGGCGCTCATGTCGGCGGCGTTCTTGTTGCTGACAGGGATCGGCCAGATGACGGGCACCGCGGTGGGGGCCTTGGTGGTGGCTGCGACTGGTTTGCTCGAAATGCCGGCCTGGGTGTTGTGGTGTGCGGTGGGGGTGCTGGCCTTGTTGGGTGTTGTATTCCTCTATTTCCGCCCGAACGCGCGGGTGCTGGCCATTTTCTTCATCGTGGTAATGGTGGCGGCACTGGTCGGAGTGGTGGTGCTCCAGATCCGGAAAGGTGGAGCAGGCGCTTCCCATGGCTGGTTGGTGGGCGCGGCCATGCTGCTTCTGGTGGTCTTCGCCACCAGTCTCTTCCTGATCCGGAAACGGGATGATCGTGCGGTGAAGGCGGTCTTCGCGGCGCTCGCCTGCCTGACCGCGCTGATCGCGGTGGTGCTGAACGGCTACATTGCCGGGCGCTTCGGACCCATCCGGGTGGGCCCGATTCCCGAGGGCACTCCGGTGAACTTGTTGATGAACCTGGACCCGGAAAAAGGGCCTGCCACGGCCAGAGGAGTCGTGGCGATGGTGCGGGCGAGCCAGGAGATTCGGAAAAGAAATCTGAAAGGTGACGAGGCTTGTATGCTCTTCGAGAGACTGGCGGGAGAACCCCTGATGGAGGCAAGCAGGTGCCCGGACTTCGTCCTCGATCGTGGTCACTTGTTCGGGGAGGTGCTCGATCCCGATCCCTTGAAGAACAATCAGGCCAAGGAGGATCTCATTTCATTTCTCAAGACTCTCTGA
- a CDS encoding tyrosine-type recombinase/integrase, whose translation MKPKPKTWTPTKVQQLYRHSSGTFYARMKVGGKPTWRSLKTDLLSVAKAELEKALNSETAREEMHGNELVSPRMTIGEAKTIRLKEIENDASLKSGTRHYWRQVATSLSRSWPGMDDMEARKITPAMCQDWAGRFAKSTSATRYNNAVSLLRQFFEVSMKHGARATNPALQVKRLKPRSKDLASKLPTKELFAKWIGAIRGAGGRFSQDAGDFVEGLAYTGVRKGEAACISLADIDEVREEIIVRGDPDEGTKNSQIRRVPINAAMKELIAKIKARRGAEELKAPLFRVNEAQKSMDHAAKKVGMKRITHHDLRHYFATICIESGVDVPTVSKWLGHLDGGALAMKTYGHLRNEHSRAAAKKVSFAA comes from the coding sequence ATGAAGCCGAAGCCCAAGACTTGGACGCCCACCAAAGTGCAGCAGCTCTACCGTCATTCGTCGGGCACGTTCTATGCGCGTATGAAAGTCGGTGGCAAGCCCACATGGCGCAGCCTCAAAACCGATCTCCTCTCCGTGGCCAAGGCGGAGTTGGAAAAGGCCCTCAACAGCGAAACCGCCCGCGAGGAGATGCACGGCAACGAATTGGTCTCTCCTCGCATGACCATTGGCGAAGCTAAGACCATTCGGCTGAAAGAGATAGAGAACGACGCGAGCCTCAAGTCAGGCACCCGACACTACTGGAGGCAGGTTGCCACCTCCCTATCGCGGTCGTGGCCCGGCATGGACGACATGGAGGCACGCAAGATCACTCCCGCGATGTGTCAGGATTGGGCTGGCAGATTTGCGAAGTCCACGTCAGCCACCCGCTACAACAACGCCGTCTCCTTACTTCGCCAGTTTTTCGAAGTAAGCATGAAGCACGGGGCTCGAGCCACCAATCCCGCCCTGCAGGTGAAGCGGTTGAAGCCGAGATCCAAGGATCTGGCTTCAAAGCTCCCGACCAAAGAGCTCTTTGCGAAGTGGATCGGAGCAATTCGCGGTGCTGGAGGTCGCTTCTCCCAAGATGCCGGAGACTTTGTCGAAGGCCTAGCCTATACGGGCGTCCGTAAAGGCGAGGCGGCCTGCATCAGCCTTGCCGATATTGACGAAGTCCGCGAGGAGATCATTGTCCGCGGCGATCCGGATGAAGGCACCAAGAACAGCCAGATCCGGCGTGTCCCCATCAACGCGGCAATGAAAGAACTCATTGCCAAGATCAAGGCACGCCGCGGAGCCGAGGAGCTCAAAGCTCCTCTCTTCCGGGTGAACGAAGCCCAGAAGTCGATGGACCACGCAGCGAAGAAGGTCGGAATGAAGCGTATTACCCATCACGACCTTCGCCATTACTTCGCCACAATCTGCATTGAGTCAGGTGTGGATGTTCCAACCGTGTCGAAGTGGCTTGGGCATTTGGATGGCGGGGCGCTCGCAATGAAAACTTACGGCCACCTCCGCAACGAACATAGTCGAGCTGCCGCCAAGAAGGTGTCGTTCGCCGCCTAG
- a CDS encoding patatin-like phospholipase family protein, translating to MPPSPTSTLDKASQEKEAAHALWVQLETRIAVQSLHQCSGDEETAVKSIVSLFATTRDLLTHYPLATGFEKLALEIINETVRRYTSRWHRWMIASDAVRDEKGEPRLEFADEWTRKNFRTELEDLRGKLTLYAQELKCLATGQPPAEGATWPQDLEALRQRMIPKPVPLGKPIKAGIRIPFLLRESPGDPSQKSLPREAINDAEAKAIHKLRMARQSPGHPIHEETPSIMDACGLALSGGGIRSATFALGIVQVLAKRGLLGQFDYLSTVSGGGYFGAFLGSYLGTSAPANNQPADDNYAKRVEALFDRPSSKDETTVHPPHPATSLPSTTPPSTDATTANPPETRAIRHLRNHSTYLLDGSPAERGVGIGIVLAGALFNLLILLPIPLLAALLTLVLYHLGFWGGGQQPIGTSWMPDLGTGSTWLLLVPASLLLIALLIFPVIKTRLVKSGRLPNWEGWVVAFFSCTAVALILWSIPLGFHFYEWINSDHWLNDAKSFKSRLEPVLLVFGITGFAGLSTLASKLKLSGWKGLALRLSAIVAFPLLYLWLYWMITSLMISGPHATGWIWGFTSATTVLIAWAGWGVDVNTYSPHHYYRKKLCECFLLRNQIAPGSPPEISASELVLLSELSSTCATPYHLINATLNLPTSKERELRGRLGDFFVFSQHHCGSPVSGYYPTKALEQADPLLDLGTAMAISGAAASSNMCWQTKPTYRMAMTLANVRLGYWLRNPIGGSEKAGKSPRPGPFWLLREMFSVRMDEKQSYLNLSDGGHIENLAAYELLRRRCKFIVCVDGGCEPDMGCRDLMRLERYAAVDLGITMHYDIADLELQANGYSRSYAVMVKIDYSPPRTEAERTKRKSHDAEWGWLLYIKLAMVGYAKGYVMDYKRDHPSFPHETTGDQIYDEAQFEAYRSLGEAAASSILTARILGGNVNDPSLKEWFQGLASSMLPDNDEIFRPVVDTPSPPSSRS from the coding sequence ATGCCCCCCTCTCCCACCTCCACTCTGGACAAGGCTTCCCAGGAAAAAGAAGCCGCCCATGCCCTGTGGGTACAGCTTGAAACCCGTATTGCCGTTCAATCCCTCCACCAATGTTCCGGAGATGAGGAAACCGCGGTCAAGAGCATCGTCAGTCTCTTTGCCACGACCCGGGATCTATTGACTCACTATCCACTCGCCACCGGGTTTGAGAAACTGGCGCTGGAGATCATCAATGAAACCGTCCGCCGCTACACGTCACGGTGGCATCGCTGGATGATCGCTTCAGATGCGGTCCGCGATGAAAAGGGGGAACCTCGCCTTGAGTTCGCGGACGAATGGACACGCAAGAACTTCCGGACGGAACTGGAGGATCTTCGCGGAAAATTGACTCTATACGCTCAGGAATTGAAGTGCCTGGCTACAGGACAGCCCCCGGCTGAGGGCGCGACCTGGCCACAAGATCTCGAGGCCCTGCGCCAACGGATGATTCCCAAGCCGGTGCCCTTGGGCAAGCCGATCAAAGCCGGCATCCGCATTCCGTTTCTCCTGCGGGAGTCTCCCGGAGATCCCAGCCAAAAAAGCCTGCCAAGAGAAGCTATCAACGACGCGGAAGCCAAAGCCATCCATAAGCTCCGCATGGCGAGGCAATCTCCCGGCCATCCCATCCACGAAGAGACACCGTCCATCATGGATGCCTGCGGGCTCGCTCTCTCCGGAGGAGGCATCAGGTCCGCCACCTTCGCTCTCGGCATCGTCCAAGTATTGGCCAAACGCGGCCTGCTGGGCCAGTTCGACTACCTCTCCACCGTTTCGGGGGGAGGCTACTTCGGGGCTTTCCTGGGCAGCTATCTGGGAACCAGTGCCCCAGCCAACAACCAGCCCGCCGATGACAACTATGCCAAACGGGTGGAAGCTCTTTTCGACCGGCCTTCATCCAAGGATGAAACCACCGTCCACCCACCGCATCCCGCAACGTCACTGCCATCAACCACGCCTCCATCCACGGATGCAACCACCGCCAACCCACCGGAGACACGTGCCATACGACATCTGAGAAACCACAGCACCTACCTCCTGGATGGCAGTCCTGCGGAACGAGGAGTAGGCATCGGCATCGTTCTCGCAGGAGCTCTCTTCAATCTGCTAATCCTACTGCCCATTCCCCTGCTCGCCGCCCTTCTGACACTGGTGCTCTATCACCTCGGATTCTGGGGCGGAGGACAACAGCCGATCGGAACCAGTTGGATGCCCGACTTGGGCACGGGTTCTACCTGGCTTCTACTGGTTCCGGCCTCTCTCCTACTGATTGCCCTGCTGATCTTCCCGGTCATCAAAACGCGGTTGGTGAAATCAGGACGTCTGCCGAATTGGGAGGGATGGGTCGTTGCCTTCTTCAGCTGTACGGCAGTCGCCCTCATCCTCTGGAGCATCCCTCTCGGATTCCATTTCTATGAATGGATCAATTCCGATCACTGGCTGAACGATGCAAAATCATTCAAGAGTCGGCTCGAACCGGTTCTCCTGGTCTTCGGCATCACCGGATTCGCCGGACTCAGCACCCTCGCCTCCAAGCTCAAGCTCTCCGGCTGGAAAGGCCTTGCCCTCAGACTCTCCGCCATCGTCGCCTTTCCCCTGCTCTATCTGTGGCTCTATTGGATGATCACTTCCCTCATGATATCCGGTCCGCACGCCACCGGCTGGATATGGGGCTTCACCAGCGCCACCACGGTGCTGATTGCATGGGCAGGGTGGGGCGTCGATGTGAACACCTACTCCCCCCATCACTACTATCGCAAGAAACTCTGCGAGTGCTTCCTGCTCCGGAATCAAATCGCGCCCGGTTCCCCGCCTGAAATCTCGGCCAGCGAGCTCGTCCTGCTCTCGGAATTATCCTCCACCTGCGCGACTCCCTATCATCTCATCAACGCGACATTGAACCTGCCCACCAGCAAGGAACGCGAACTGCGTGGCCGCCTCGGAGATTTCTTCGTTTTCAGCCAGCACCATTGTGGCAGTCCCGTTTCCGGTTACTACCCCACCAAGGCCCTCGAGCAGGCCGATCCGCTGTTGGATCTTGGAACCGCCATGGCCATCTCCGGAGCCGCCGCCTCCTCCAACATGTGTTGGCAAACCAAGCCCACCTACCGGATGGCGATGACCCTTGCAAACGTCCGCCTCGGCTACTGGCTCAGGAATCCCATTGGGGGATCTGAAAAGGCCGGGAAATCTCCCAGGCCCGGTCCTTTCTGGCTGCTGCGTGAAATGTTCTCCGTGCGGATGGATGAAAAACAATCCTACCTCAATCTTTCCGACGGGGGACACATCGAGAACCTTGCCGCCTACGAACTCCTCCGCCGTCGTTGCAAGTTCATCGTCTGTGTCGATGGCGGCTGTGAGCCCGACATGGGTTGCCGGGATCTGATGCGTCTCGAACGCTATGCCGCGGTCGATCTCGGCATTACCATGCACTACGACATCGCTGATCTCGAACTCCAGGCCAACGGCTACAGCCGGTCCTATGCCGTCATGGTAAAGATCGACTACAGCCCTCCCCGCACGGAAGCGGAACGGACGAAACGCAAGTCGCATGATGCCGAATGGGGATGGCTTCTGTACATCAAGCTCGCCATGGTGGGATACGCCAAAGGGTATGTGATGGACTACAAGCGGGATCACCCGTCCTTCCCTCACGAAACCACCGGTGACCAGATCTACGATGAAGCCCAGTTCGAAGCCTATCGCTCCCTCGGCGAGGCCGCGGCATCCAGCATCCTCACCGCGCGGATTCTGGGAGGAAATGTCAATGACCCCTCGCTCAAGGAATGGTTCCAGGGCCTGGCCTCCTCCATGCTGCCGGACAACGATGAAATCTTCCGCCCCGTGGTCGACACACCCTCACCGCCTTCATCCCGATCATGA
- a CDS encoding amidohydrolase family protein yields MKPSPKNNRLISSARSLTSALTGTVLMSTLSSCRQDSCIAPTPQTLKIAGELRGISATNSSLARSTPVVDVHVHTFNARYLPLRGIILGKRDAAAPWTWLISDYCAKIIAEDIASRAALSPIPGSPGIKRTNLHPQQAAGIRKSLACGVFTSILDKAVAHGAWNPQLNPGEQLQRVDAMVPTLTFAEKQAVKATARMMGMEDHLQRRGENPDVDSGIKATLHFLWVLTQDDARLVDLYRQLHAGAPSAGKIRIVSHMMDLAPVYDQTPDSKELLDFRNQQIQRTRTFTQLRTSGATYFVAYNPYRDYWQGGRPGDALKLVKDAITKHGAAGVKVYPPSGYRASGNQIEKKPTPLFTRHPANQWTARYGHIGGTTGGAALDKELEELLLWCISRDVPVFTHSGYGEFEARKGYGVANANPLYWKQFLESHPEPDGSPCRLRLCLAHAGGGDYWFGCGKHSDWGRMVYELCCQYPNVYCEVTSGEELLDANRRAYFVNQLATLFTQSEKTPHPFGKKLLYGSDWPLPDPGAPAAVLKATQEAFLHDSLRIHYADYFHLNAERYLRRKL; encoded by the coding sequence ATGAAACCTTCCCCCAAAAACAACCGCCTCATCTCTTCCGCCCGATCGCTCACCAGCGCACTTACCGGCACGGTCCTGATGTCCACCCTCTCTTCATGCAGACAGGACTCCTGCATAGCCCCTACTCCGCAAACACTGAAAATCGCCGGGGAATTGCGGGGCATCTCCGCCACCAACTCCTCCCTGGCCCGGAGCACGCCGGTGGTGGACGTTCACGTTCATACCTTCAATGCGCGCTATCTTCCGCTACGCGGCATCATCCTGGGCAAGCGTGACGCCGCCGCCCCCTGGACATGGTTGATTTCAGACTATTGCGCCAAGATCATCGCAGAGGATATCGCATCGCGTGCGGCACTCTCTCCGATTCCCGGCTCCCCAGGCATCAAGCGCACCAATCTTCATCCACAACAAGCCGCGGGAATTCGCAAGAGCCTCGCGTGCGGGGTTTTCACCAGCATTCTGGACAAAGCCGTCGCCCATGGAGCGTGGAATCCCCAACTGAATCCCGGAGAGCAGTTGCAACGGGTCGATGCCATGGTGCCCACTCTTACCTTCGCCGAGAAACAGGCTGTCAAAGCCACCGCCAGGATGATGGGCATGGAGGATCATCTGCAAAGGCGTGGAGAAAATCCGGACGTCGACTCGGGCATCAAGGCAACCCTGCATTTCCTCTGGGTCCTCACGCAGGACGATGCCCGGCTTGTGGACCTCTATCGCCAGCTCCACGCGGGCGCACCCTCCGCGGGCAAGATCCGCATCGTCTCGCACATGATGGATCTGGCACCGGTGTATGACCAGACTCCGGATTCCAAGGAATTGCTCGATTTCCGCAACCAGCAGATCCAACGCACCCGGACATTCACCCAGTTGCGGACCAGTGGTGCCACGTATTTCGTCGCCTACAATCCCTACCGGGATTACTGGCAGGGCGGTCGCCCGGGGGATGCATTGAAACTGGTCAAGGACGCCATCACCAAACACGGAGCCGCCGGAGTGAAAGTCTATCCTCCTTCCGGCTACCGTGCTTCCGGAAACCAGATCGAAAAGAAACCGACCCCGCTTTTCACCCGCCATCCGGCCAACCAGTGGACCGCCCGGTACGGTCACATTGGCGGCACCACCGGTGGCGCGGCCTTGGACAAGGAACTCGAGGAGTTGCTGCTCTGGTGCATCTCACGGGATGTCCCCGTGTTCACGCATTCCGGATACGGCGAGTTCGAAGCCCGCAAGGGCTATGGCGTCGCCAATGCCAATCCTCTCTACTGGAAGCAATTTCTCGAAAGCCACCCGGAACCGGATGGTTCTCCATGCCGTCTGCGGCTCTGTCTCGCCCATGCCGGTGGAGGTGATTATTGGTTCGGTTGCGGCAAGCATTCCGATTGGGGTCGCATGGTCTATGAACTGTGCTGCCAATATCCGAATGTTTACTGTGAAGTCACGAGTGGTGAAGAGCTCCTCGATGCCAACCGCCGGGCGTATTTCGTGAATCAACTGGCCACCCTGTTTACCCAATCGGAAAAGACGCCCCACCCGTTCGGGAAGAAACTTCTCTATGGATCGGATTGGCCACTGCCTGATCCGGGCGCGCCCGCCGCCGTTCTGAAAGCCACCCAGGAAGCGTTCCTCCATGACAGCCTCAGAATCCACTACGCTGATTACTTCCACCTGAATGCGGAGCGCTACCTCCGTCGGAAGCTCTGA
- a CDS encoding RHS repeat domain-containing protein, whose amino-acid sequence MKSMQFDYASSALLALAIMTGSMGTVLAAPTVERYERDGSGNLVSISNGRSEARLEYDRSNKIVSRTEDSGVTTFEYNAAGLVVRELRNGSLFREYTYGMLDKVVKISEGDESTEFYYNAAGMLIGKQKRGGAESWAWDGYGLLMRGSVVFSNEDHISGGIPALASDAQQPLLSDYLGTSFEAESSFGKGITGVGQRFTGKPFDADLGAVVFPFRNFRSDLCRWSGPDPLGYPDGGNTYAYASCPTSSMDPTGLLDMATKVDTGTTQVVSHASGLSWNTKIWTVKTDDHSYTATLYQNLESATKPQANYNCHGYVFGGSGYWIDNPDVAGILTGDKWVLVAEADIKASKSPYIGVYNGNEHSVKVTKWVDASVQEVTGKGGVTPAPVTTTPAAGWTTGASLKYYEK is encoded by the coding sequence ATGAAATCGATGCAATTTGATTACGCTTCATCAGCTCTGTTGGCCTTGGCGATCATGACAGGATCTATGGGGACGGTTCTGGCAGCTCCGACCGTGGAACGTTATGAACGCGATGGTTCGGGAAATCTTGTCTCCATTTCGAACGGACGATCGGAGGCCAGACTGGAATACGATCGCTCCAACAAAATCGTCTCACGGACGGAGGACTCCGGTGTCACCACCTTTGAATACAATGCCGCAGGCCTTGTTGTCAGGGAATTGAGAAATGGCAGCCTTTTCCGCGAGTACACATACGGCATGTTGGACAAAGTCGTGAAAATCTCGGAAGGGGATGAATCGACTGAATTCTATTACAACGCTGCGGGAATGCTGATCGGGAAGCAGAAGCGCGGAGGAGCGGAGAGCTGGGCGTGGGATGGCTATGGCCTGCTGATGCGAGGTTCGGTCGTGTTTTCCAATGAAGATCATATATCCGGAGGGATTCCGGCTCTGGCATCGGATGCCCAGCAGCCTCTTCTCAGTGATTACCTCGGAACGTCTTTCGAAGCGGAATCCTCATTTGGAAAAGGAATCACCGGCGTTGGGCAGCGTTTTACCGGAAAACCCTTTGATGCCGATTTGGGTGCGGTTGTGTTTCCGTTCCGGAATTTCAGATCGGATCTTTGCCGTTGGAGTGGCCCTGATCCCTTGGGATATCCGGATGGCGGCAACACCTACGCCTACGCCTCCTGCCCGACTTCTTCCATGGACCCGACGGGACTTCTGGATATGGCGACCAAGGTCGACACCGGCACGACGCAGGTCGTCAGCCATGCCAGCGGCCTCTCTTGGAATACCAAGATCTGGACGGTCAAAACCGATGACCACTCGTACACCGCGACATTGTATCAGAATCTCGAAAGCGCCACGAAGCCCCAGGCGAACTACAACTGCCACGGGTATGTGTTCGGAGGTTCGGGCTACTGGATCGACAATCCGGATGTGGCCGGAATCCTGACTGGAGACAAATGGGTTCTTGTCGCCGAGGCGGATATTAAGGCGAGCAAAAGCCCTTACATCGGTGTATATAATGGCAATGAACACAGCGTCAAGGTCACCAAATGGGTCGATGCGTCGGTTCAGGAAGTGACAGGCAAAGGGGGGGTGACTCCCGCTCCCGTCACGACCACACCAGCTGCCGGATGGACGACCGGAGCTTCACTCAAGTATTACGAAAAATGA